A genomic region of Saccopteryx bilineata isolate mSacBil1 chromosome 1, mSacBil1_pri_phased_curated, whole genome shotgun sequence contains the following coding sequences:
- the MAPK11 gene encoding mitogen-activated protein kinase 11 isoform X3, with amino-acid sequence MSGPRAGFYRQELNKTVWEVPQRLQGLRPVGSGAYGSVCSAYDARLRQKVAVKKLSRPFQSLIHARRTYRELRLLKHLKHENVIGLLDVFTPATSIEDFSEVYLVTTLMGADLNNIVKCQALSDEHVQFLVYQLLRGLKYIHSAGIIHRILDFGLARQADEEMTGYVATRWYRAPEIMLNWMHYNQTVDIWSVGCIMAELLQGKALFPGNDYIDQLKLIMEVVGTPSPEVLAKIASEHAQTYIQSLPPMPQKDLRSIFHGANPLAVDLLGRMLVLDSDQRISAAEALAHAYFSQYHDPDDEPEAEPYDESVEAKERTVEEWKELTYQEVLSFKPPEPLHPPGSLDIE; translated from the exons ATGTCTGGCCCGCGTGCCGGCTTCTACCGGCAGGAGCTGAACAAGACAGTGTGGGAGGTGCCGCAGCGGCTGCAGGGGCTGCGCCCGGTGGGCTCGGGCGCCTACGGCTCCGTCTG CTCGGCCTACGACGCGCGGCTTCGCCAGAAGGTGGCGGTGAAGAAGCTGTCGCGCCCCTTCCAGTCGCTGATCCACGCGCGGAGGACGTACCGGGAGCTGCGGCTGCTCAAGCACCTGAAGCACGAGAAC GTCATCGGGCTGCTGGACGTCTTTACCCCGGCCACCTCCATCGAGGACTTCAGTGAAGT GTACCTGGTGACCACCCTGATGGGCGCCGACCTGAACAACATAGTCAAATGCCAGGCGCTGAGCGACGAGCACGTTCAGTTCTTGGTGTACCAGCTGCTGCGCGGGCTGAAG TACATCCACTCAGCCGGAATCATCCACCGG ATCCTGGACTTCGGGCTGGCACGGCAGGCAGATGAGGAGATGACCGGCTACGTGGCCACACGTTGGTATCGCGCCCCTGAGATTATGCTCAACTGGATGCACTACAACCAGACAG TGGACATCTGGTCGGTGGGCTGCATCATGGCTGAGTTGCTCCAAGGAAAGGCCCTCTTCCCAGGAAATGACT ACATTGACCAGCTGAAGCTCATCATGGAGGTGGTGGGCACACCCAGCCCTGAGGTTCTGGCAAAGATAGCCTCGGAACAT GCCCAGACATACATCCAGTCCCTGCCCCCCATGCCCCAGAAGGACCTCAGGAGCATCTTTCATGGAGCCAACCCCCTGG CCGTGGACCTCCTGGGAAGGATGCTGGTGCTGGACAGTGACCAGAGGATCAGtgcagctgaggccctggcccatGCCTACTTCAGCCAGTACCATGACCCTGATGATGAGCCTGAGGCGGAACCCTATGATGAAAGCGTTGAGGCAAAGGAACGCACTGTGGAGGAGTGGAAAG aACTCACCTACCAGGAAGTCCTCAGCTTCAAGCCCCCAGAGCCATTGCATCCACCAGGCAGCCTGGACATTGAGTAG
- the MAPK11 gene encoding mitogen-activated protein kinase 11 isoform X1, protein MSGPRAGFYRQELNKTVWEVPQRLQGLRPVGSGAYGSVCSAYDARLRQKVAVKKLSRPFQSLIHARRTYRELRLLKHLKHENVIGLLDVFTPATSIEDFSEVYLVTTLMGADLNNIVKCQALSDEHVQFLVYQLLRGLKYIHSAGIIHRDLKPSNVAVNEDCELRILDFGLARQADEEMTGYVATRWYRAPEIMLNWMHYNQTVDIWSVGCIMAELLQGKALFPGNDYIDQLKLIMEVVGTPSPEVLAKIASEHAQTYIQSLPPMPQKDLRSIFHGANPLAVDLLGRMLVLDSDQRISAAEALAHAYFSQYHDPDDEPEAEPYDESVEAKERTVEEWKELTYQEVLSFKPPEPLHPPGSLDIE, encoded by the exons ATGTCTGGCCCGCGTGCCGGCTTCTACCGGCAGGAGCTGAACAAGACAGTGTGGGAGGTGCCGCAGCGGCTGCAGGGGCTGCGCCCGGTGGGCTCGGGCGCCTACGGCTCCGTCTG CTCGGCCTACGACGCGCGGCTTCGCCAGAAGGTGGCGGTGAAGAAGCTGTCGCGCCCCTTCCAGTCGCTGATCCACGCGCGGAGGACGTACCGGGAGCTGCGGCTGCTCAAGCACCTGAAGCACGAGAAC GTCATCGGGCTGCTGGACGTCTTTACCCCGGCCACCTCCATCGAGGACTTCAGTGAAGT GTACCTGGTGACCACCCTGATGGGCGCCGACCTGAACAACATAGTCAAATGCCAGGCGCTGAGCGACGAGCACGTTCAGTTCTTGGTGTACCAGCTGCTGCGCGGGCTGAAG TACATCCACTCAGCCGGAATCATCCACCGG GACCTGAAGCCCAGCAACGTAGCGGTGAACGAGGACTGCGAGCTAAGG ATCCTGGACTTCGGGCTGGCACGGCAGGCAGATGAGGAGATGACCGGCTACGTGGCCACACGTTGGTATCGCGCCCCTGAGATTATGCTCAACTGGATGCACTACAACCAGACAG TGGACATCTGGTCGGTGGGCTGCATCATGGCTGAGTTGCTCCAAGGAAAGGCCCTCTTCCCAGGAAATGACT ACATTGACCAGCTGAAGCTCATCATGGAGGTGGTGGGCACACCCAGCCCTGAGGTTCTGGCAAAGATAGCCTCGGAACAT GCCCAGACATACATCCAGTCCCTGCCCCCCATGCCCCAGAAGGACCTCAGGAGCATCTTTCATGGAGCCAACCCCCTGG CCGTGGACCTCCTGGGAAGGATGCTGGTGCTGGACAGTGACCAGAGGATCAGtgcagctgaggccctggcccatGCCTACTTCAGCCAGTACCATGACCCTGATGATGAGCCTGAGGCGGAACCCTATGATGAAAGCGTTGAGGCAAAGGAACGCACTGTGGAGGAGTGGAAAG aACTCACCTACCAGGAAGTCCTCAGCTTCAAGCCCCCAGAGCCATTGCATCCACCAGGCAGCCTGGACATTGAGTAG
- the MAPK11 gene encoding mitogen-activated protein kinase 11 isoform X2, translating into MSGPRAGFYRQELNKTVWEVPQRLQGLRPVGSGAYGSVCSAYDARLRQKVAVKKLSRPFQSLIHARRTYRELRLLKHLKHENVIGLLDVFTPATSIEDFSEVYLVTTLMGADLNNIVKCQALSDEHVQFLVYQLLRGLKYIHSAGIIHRPSNVAVNEDCELRILDFGLARQADEEMTGYVATRWYRAPEIMLNWMHYNQTVDIWSVGCIMAELLQGKALFPGNDYIDQLKLIMEVVGTPSPEVLAKIASEHAQTYIQSLPPMPQKDLRSIFHGANPLAVDLLGRMLVLDSDQRISAAEALAHAYFSQYHDPDDEPEAEPYDESVEAKERTVEEWKELTYQEVLSFKPPEPLHPPGSLDIE; encoded by the exons ATGTCTGGCCCGCGTGCCGGCTTCTACCGGCAGGAGCTGAACAAGACAGTGTGGGAGGTGCCGCAGCGGCTGCAGGGGCTGCGCCCGGTGGGCTCGGGCGCCTACGGCTCCGTCTG CTCGGCCTACGACGCGCGGCTTCGCCAGAAGGTGGCGGTGAAGAAGCTGTCGCGCCCCTTCCAGTCGCTGATCCACGCGCGGAGGACGTACCGGGAGCTGCGGCTGCTCAAGCACCTGAAGCACGAGAAC GTCATCGGGCTGCTGGACGTCTTTACCCCGGCCACCTCCATCGAGGACTTCAGTGAAGT GTACCTGGTGACCACCCTGATGGGCGCCGACCTGAACAACATAGTCAAATGCCAGGCGCTGAGCGACGAGCACGTTCAGTTCTTGGTGTACCAGCTGCTGCGCGGGCTGAAG TACATCCACTCAGCCGGAATCATCCACCGG CCCAGCAACGTAGCGGTGAACGAGGACTGCGAGCTAAGG ATCCTGGACTTCGGGCTGGCACGGCAGGCAGATGAGGAGATGACCGGCTACGTGGCCACACGTTGGTATCGCGCCCCTGAGATTATGCTCAACTGGATGCACTACAACCAGACAG TGGACATCTGGTCGGTGGGCTGCATCATGGCTGAGTTGCTCCAAGGAAAGGCCCTCTTCCCAGGAAATGACT ACATTGACCAGCTGAAGCTCATCATGGAGGTGGTGGGCACACCCAGCCCTGAGGTTCTGGCAAAGATAGCCTCGGAACAT GCCCAGACATACATCCAGTCCCTGCCCCCCATGCCCCAGAAGGACCTCAGGAGCATCTTTCATGGAGCCAACCCCCTGG CCGTGGACCTCCTGGGAAGGATGCTGGTGCTGGACAGTGACCAGAGGATCAGtgcagctgaggccctggcccatGCCTACTTCAGCCAGTACCATGACCCTGATGATGAGCCTGAGGCGGAACCCTATGATGAAAGCGTTGAGGCAAAGGAACGCACTGTGGAGGAGTGGAAAG aACTCACCTACCAGGAAGTCCTCAGCTTCAAGCCCCCAGAGCCATTGCATCCACCAGGCAGCCTGGACATTGAGTAG